Proteins from one Pseudoalteromonas rubra genomic window:
- a CDS encoding FG-GAP-like repeat-containing protein, whose amino-acid sequence MFKYKGTLALVLGAFSVSGQASPVTPSSDVWGDSNGHLYYQQPVKQVTTADDAPVSIRVHNAMPYVRVVETANGYKLEYLSKKDFTALRNELDVVGKRLRSDFDGDGQPDILMQSDLGHELLISNGQVRPYRIGIDLRDIGAQMQVRDVNYDFRSDFVNPSAELVHYAQATGLSSAINTNDYVGSLPAESNVSPSGEFTYSIPITTGESTGGLKPSVSLSYASNPNNGHVGVGFAIGGLSAITRCEQNMETDGKAGAVNFDSNDRFCLDGQRLIVKSGQTYGANNTEYRTRQNSGQKIIAHTSSTSTGPYAFTVTDVEGNKYTYGKYSSTSDALINSKQGKAFTWALKRVQDASGNYYTYHYTKVSGSLEYYPTAVKYSGYGTGGTRNEIRFTWEDRVDKNKVSYLKGNKVGLTKRLKQIDSYYSGNLLRKYKLTYRYIGTGVTQSALQKVQACSSDNSCLSPTVFNWKTRGSIRLGSDIGRDYSRNSRYKAHQFMDFNGDGLTDIAYVRNDRGSSSDHLYMIPNTGSGFGDERRFHDIATKTFRKTWKVIDYDKDGKDDILYMKGSSQYWQLMRHTSAMNFTFTQLTGISKPSSDDNTRFLDIDADGYPELLHFVGNKLSYQKGTKNGLASGAAKALKFNLSAPSGSTATMMSYDKEDNTFQAMDFNGDGRADFLAKVRVSTYYDDGPICRPGSHFCEDPRGIEPAPLAANVKQVGASSSLADRFGGQVERIGGGTVTQRSESAPITPVDMRQLNPVNMVGGPAASALLQAEQQAAQVQSLSRASGPITTQGYRNSYYWKILVSTGNDTFAELYSLGSTSSYKDIQAVELNGDGLADILYRNSNNDWYARINTGTGFASGIKLFNYNKPSLKVFDINGDGIPEVYREDHGDHFYFYNGTGFTYRKLTSHGSNYDFTTFMDVTGDGAADKLVFQGRMGLYQNSDAPTNLISSVRDGFGAYTTVSYSTLNNRNIYTPHSDARTKSWGNGRVTDMKSGARVVSALIKNDDTIKYKYHGAKAQVGRGMLGFRQIEVESVNGGTKIVTTYRQDGDYRGSPERVQTYVRYGSDTSSGGGSGGGSGGGSGGGGPVDPCEVFPETCNCRWEADRACELPRVAPIETFSAAEGFSGALASPVRSNSAQFATMSTASVNSSIWRLKSDMTSSYGRKQATSFVTANSTKPYLVYPSRTVTKTYNTDVSSLTLISTKTKTVSSVDSFGNPVKHSSVIDTKNGYAKTDTTNTYGYSYHGGRVTKTVETKRYLNRLNGTNKGNYQNTHTSTFAYDSKGRLVKSTADNGVVKSYTLNSYGLITKETVSKSGLPTKTLETYYDSTYRLVTGEKNSLGHRSTIGYDSLGRKSYTQTANGQRTYYTYNKLGRLTGEISTPADNTSKTGTKALSSSQSKYWCSNGCVSGAAYYEENTSESGPTSRTYYDKYGRILRESNLSLNGTYTNVDYVYDTKGRKYKESMPYFNGGTPLWNVYKYDKQNRVVQITKADGSIWKTEYNGESVTTINPSNQKHTQLKNVMGLLVRVTDANNKSAYYEYDEKGKSRLFTDPKGNRIQISFDKYGNKTRVIDPDKGTVNYSYNAYHQLTRESDSNGNVITYQYDVLGRNTEVQRKRGSKLEHHVVHAYDSGAYAKGMVSSTTDKVSGFTERFYYDSFGRTREKHTVIDGSTYKEIWSFNNAGQLYKETDASGKSVTYHYNAHKHLSSLKDLQTNSVVWQASAADAFGNITTEKLGSRITRTKVFDQKTGLLTSLKSTGNGTLQNWTYNWSNLGNLNYRQDHTIGKKETFGYDSLNRVTSSAISGGPSTTINYDELGNITYKTGVGHYHYQSSRPHAVTKVTGDRANTYQYDAAGNMVKDNARELVYNTFHKPVYIKKDDYWMEFAYSGSGKRYKRTEFGGEKGLLLPILNGDISTFIPIAQETRYVGNVEFVRYGGQSTWVSKRYIAGKVLITTVNNRATTRFMLDDHLGSTHVIADASGKKEQVMSFDVFGARRNATTWARDFSDQNKFTSKLTLRGYTGHEQMDEVGLVHMGGRIYDPILGRFLQADPMVQAPNNIQNLNRYSYVMNNPLNKTDPSGYIFATIAIWALNAAITQGIITGVTATVLSGLLTAYSYYGYAKLAVGIIQAANQGGTALANFAGGWAKGFAKGQAITCMLNMAAGGGCVDGLEAKEQGNKHTDSHQNVKGRPKNNEEVDALYDEAVKAYGESTETFHIGKDADGNAIKLKYKIAGTKQFKKNVRSDMSKMNVTDSGKELLTGLSESETEVRIGEYYNAGGSAATARETGWFGGKKGDWSGTTILFDPRKFNGDFMYQNANGDIEFKSHERLYTLAHELYHAWDNTGAAPLSGGAERQAIQWTNQIRLQRRGSWIRMNHGIGMSRHYLDTYKDAKQRIQ is encoded by the coding sequence ATGTTTAAGTACAAAGGAACCCTGGCCCTGGTGCTCGGGGCTTTTAGTGTGTCGGGACAGGCCAGCCCCGTCACCCCCAGCAGCGATGTCTGGGGAGACAGTAACGGCCACCTCTATTATCAGCAGCCTGTTAAACAGGTCACCACGGCGGATGACGCCCCGGTGAGTATTCGTGTTCATAACGCCATGCCCTATGTGCGTGTGGTCGAAACGGCAAACGGATACAAGCTGGAGTATCTGTCGAAAAAAGACTTTACGGCACTGCGCAACGAACTGGATGTAGTCGGTAAGCGTCTGCGCAGCGATTTTGACGGAGATGGCCAGCCCGACATTCTGATGCAGTCCGATCTTGGACATGAATTGCTCATTTCAAATGGCCAGGTACGTCCTTACCGTATCGGCATTGACCTGCGAGACATCGGTGCTCAGATGCAGGTACGCGATGTAAACTATGATTTTCGTAGTGACTTTGTAAACCCATCTGCTGAGCTGGTGCATTATGCCCAGGCGACGGGCCTGAGTTCAGCCATCAACACCAATGATTATGTGGGCTCACTGCCGGCAGAGAGTAACGTATCACCCAGCGGTGAGTTTACTTATTCCATTCCCATCACCACGGGTGAATCAACGGGTGGACTGAAGCCATCTGTTTCTCTGAGCTATGCGTCTAACCCTAACAATGGTCATGTGGGTGTGGGATTTGCCATTGGCGGACTCAGTGCCATTACTCGCTGTGAGCAGAATATGGAAACCGACGGCAAGGCCGGTGCGGTTAACTTTGATAGCAATGACCGCTTCTGTCTGGACGGTCAGCGTCTGATTGTGAAATCCGGTCAGACTTATGGCGCCAACAACACGGAATACCGTACGCGTCAGAATAGTGGTCAGAAAATCATTGCCCATACTTCCAGCACCAGCACAGGCCCGTATGCCTTCACGGTAACGGATGTAGAAGGCAATAAATATACCTATGGTAAGTACAGCAGCACCTCGGATGCTTTGATTAACTCAAAGCAGGGTAAGGCATTTACCTGGGCACTGAAGCGTGTTCAGGATGCTTCGGGTAACTACTACACCTACCACTACACCAAGGTCAGCGGCAGTCTGGAGTATTACCCGACGGCGGTGAAGTATTCAGGCTATGGCACAGGCGGCACCCGCAATGAAATCCGCTTTACCTGGGAAGACCGTGTTGATAAGAACAAAGTCTCTTATCTGAAAGGGAACAAGGTTGGCCTGACCAAACGCCTGAAGCAAATCGACTCTTATTATTCAGGGAATCTGCTGCGTAAGTATAAGCTGACGTACCGCTACATCGGCACCGGCGTTACTCAAAGTGCGCTGCAAAAAGTACAGGCCTGCTCGTCGGACAACAGCTGTTTGTCACCCACTGTGTTTAACTGGAAAACACGCGGTAGCATTCGTCTGGGGTCAGACATTGGTCGTGACTACTCCAGAAACAGCCGCTATAAAGCGCACCAGTTTATGGACTTCAACGGGGATGGCCTGACCGACATCGCTTATGTGCGTAACGACCGGGGTAGCTCGTCAGATCATTTATACATGATCCCGAATACGGGCAGTGGCTTTGGCGATGAGCGTCGTTTTCATGATATTGCCACGAAAACCTTCCGTAAAACCTGGAAAGTCATTGATTATGATAAGGATGGCAAAGATGACATCCTGTATATGAAGGGCAGTAGCCAGTACTGGCAACTGATGCGTCATACGTCAGCGATGAATTTCACGTTTACGCAGCTGACCGGGATCAGTAAGCCGAGCTCGGATGATAACACGCGCTTTTTAGACATAGACGCAGATGGTTACCCTGAGCTATTGCATTTTGTGGGCAACAAGCTGTCTTATCAGAAAGGCACTAAAAATGGTTTGGCCAGTGGTGCAGCAAAAGCGCTGAAGTTTAACCTGTCGGCACCGAGTGGCTCAACGGCGACTATGATGTCGTACGACAAAGAAGACAACACCTTCCAGGCGATGGACTTTAATGGGGATGGTCGTGCTGATTTCCTTGCTAAAGTGCGTGTCAGTACTTACTACGATGATGGTCCTATCTGCCGACCAGGTAGTCACTTTTGTGAAGATCCCAGAGGGATTGAGCCTGCTCCACTGGCAGCCAATGTGAAACAGGTAGGGGCCTCTTCAAGCCTGGCAGATCGATTTGGTGGTCAGGTTGAGCGCATCGGTGGTGGTACGGTTACACAGCGTAGTGAATCAGCACCCATTACTCCGGTCGATATGCGTCAACTTAATCCGGTGAATATGGTAGGCGGCCCGGCAGCCAGTGCGCTATTACAGGCGGAGCAGCAGGCTGCGCAGGTACAGTCACTAAGCCGGGCATCTGGCCCTATTACCACTCAGGGCTATCGTAACAGTTACTACTGGAAAATCCTGGTTTCAACGGGTAATGACACTTTCGCAGAGCTTTACTCTTTAGGCAGTACCAGCTCGTATAAAGATATTCAGGCGGTTGAACTGAATGGCGATGGTCTGGCAGATATTCTGTACCGCAACAGTAACAATGACTGGTATGCGCGGATCAATACAGGGACAGGGTTTGCCAGTGGAATTAAGTTATTTAACTATAACAAGCCGAGCCTGAAGGTGTTTGATATCAATGGTGACGGGATCCCAGAGGTGTACCGGGAAGACCATGGCGACCATTTCTACTTCTACAATGGTACAGGCTTCACGTATCGTAAACTGACCTCGCATGGCTCTAACTATGACTTTACGACCTTTATGGATGTCACCGGTGACGGTGCTGCAGACAAGCTGGTATTTCAGGGGCGTATGGGTCTTTATCAGAACTCGGATGCACCGACCAATCTGATCTCGTCGGTACGAGACGGGTTTGGTGCGTATACGACGGTGTCGTATTCGACGCTGAACAACCGTAATATCTATACGCCACACAGCGATGCCCGGACTAAGAGCTGGGGTAATGGTCGTGTTACGGATATGAAGTCAGGGGCACGGGTCGTCAGTGCACTCATTAAGAATGATGACACCATTAAGTACAAGTATCATGGTGCAAAGGCCCAGGTGGGTCGCGGCATGCTGGGCTTCCGTCAGATTGAAGTGGAAAGCGTGAATGGTGGTACTAAGATAGTCACGACCTATCGTCAGGATGGGGATTACCGGGGCAGCCCGGAGCGGGTTCAGACCTATGTGCGCTATGGTAGCGATACGTCTTCCGGTGGTGGTTCTGGTGGCGGCTCTGGCGGTGGCTCAGGTGGCGGCGGGCCTGTTGACCCGTGTGAGGTGTTTCCTGAAACCTGTAACTGTCGCTGGGAAGCGGACCGTGCCTGTGAGTTACCAAGAGTTGCACCGATAGAGACATTCAGTGCGGCAGAAGGCTTTAGTGGTGCGCTTGCGTCACCTGTTCGTTCAAACAGCGCTCAGTTTGCGACCATGAGTACAGCTTCTGTTAACAGCAGCATCTGGCGTTTGAAATCAGATATGACCTCGAGCTATGGCCGTAAGCAGGCAACAAGCTTTGTCACTGCGAACAGCACTAAGCCTTATCTGGTATACCCGTCCAGAACGGTTACTAAAACTTATAATACAGATGTTAGCAGTCTGACGCTCATATCAACTAAAACTAAAACGGTGTCTTCAGTAGACAGTTTCGGTAACCCAGTAAAACACAGCAGTGTGATTGATACTAAAAACGGTTACGCAAAGACGGATACAACGAACACGTATGGTTACAGCTATCATGGTGGCCGGGTTACCAAAACGGTGGAGACCAAGCGTTATCTGAACCGTTTGAATGGCACAAATAAAGGGAACTATCAGAATACCCACACCTCAACCTTTGCCTATGACAGCAAAGGACGGTTAGTAAAGTCAACCGCAGACAACGGTGTGGTGAAAAGCTATACCCTGAACAGTTATGGTTTGATCACGAAAGAAACCGTCTCTAAGTCAGGCTTACCCACCAAGACGCTTGAAACCTACTATGACAGTACTTACCGCTTGGTGACCGGTGAGAAGAACAGCCTCGGACATCGCAGCACCATAGGTTATGACAGCCTGGGTCGCAAGTCTTATACCCAGACGGCCAATGGTCAGCGTACTTACTATACCTACAATAAGTTAGGTCGTCTGACGGGAGAGATTTCAACGCCCGCTGACAATACAAGTAAAACGGGCACGAAGGCGCTGAGCAGCAGTCAGAGTAAATACTGGTGCAGCAACGGTTGCGTGAGTGGCGCCGCATATTATGAGGAAAATACCTCAGAAAGCGGCCCGACGAGTCGAACTTACTACGATAAGTATGGCCGTATATTACGTGAATCAAACTTGTCGCTCAATGGCACGTACACTAATGTCGACTATGTGTACGACACGAAAGGACGTAAATACAAAGAGTCCATGCCGTACTTCAATGGTGGTACACCGCTTTGGAACGTATATAAGTATGACAAGCAAAACCGGGTTGTGCAGATCACTAAGGCTGACGGCTCCATCTGGAAAACCGAGTACAACGGCGAAAGTGTCACGACCATTAATCCGTCAAATCAGAAGCATACTCAGCTGAAGAATGTAATGGGGCTGCTGGTCAGGGTGACGGATGCCAACAATAAGTCGGCTTACTATGAGTATGATGAAAAGGGTAAGTCACGTCTGTTTACCGATCCCAAAGGTAACAGAATTCAGATCAGCTTTGATAAGTATGGTAACAAAACTCGGGTAATCGATCCGGATAAAGGAACGGTCAACTATAGTTATAATGCTTATCATCAGTTGACTCGTGAGTCAGATAGCAACGGTAATGTGATCACCTATCAATATGATGTATTAGGTCGAAACACAGAGGTGCAGCGTAAGCGTGGTAGTAAGCTTGAGCATCATGTGGTACATGCTTATGACAGCGGCGCCTATGCGAAGGGTATGGTCTCAAGCACCACAGATAAAGTGAGTGGTTTTACCGAGCGTTTTTATTACGACAGTTTTGGTCGTACTCGTGAGAAGCACACGGTGATTGACGGCAGTACCTATAAGGAAATCTGGTCGTTCAATAATGCCGGTCAGCTATATAAAGAGACAGATGCCTCGGGCAAGTCAGTGACTTACCACTACAATGCGCACAAGCACCTGAGTTCCCTCAAAGACTTGCAGACTAACAGCGTCGTCTGGCAGGCCTCGGCGGCGGATGCCTTCGGTAACATCACCACGGAGAAGCTGGGCAGTCGCATTACCCGCACTAAGGTGTTTGATCAGAAAACGGGCTTGCTGACCAGCCTCAAGTCAACGGGCAATGGCACGTTACAAAACTGGACCTATAACTGGAGTAACCTGGGTAACCTGAACTATCGTCAGGACCATACGATTGGTAAGAAAGAAACGTTCGGGTATGACAGCCTGAACCGGGTTACCAGTAGTGCGATTTCAGGGGGACCGAGCACCACCATCAACTATGATGAACTGGGTAATATCACCTATAAAACAGGTGTGGGTCATTATCATTATCAGTCGAGTCGCCCTCATGCGGTGACCAAAGTCACGGGTGACAGAGCCAATACCTACCAGTACGATGCGGCGGGTAATATGGTGAAAGACAATGCCCGCGAGCTGGTTTACAACACGTTCCACAAGCCGGTTTACATCAAAAAAGATGATTATTGGATGGAGTTTGCCTACTCGGGTTCTGGTAAGCGTTATAAGCGTACAGAATTTGGTGGTGAAAAAGGTTTGCTGTTGCCTATCCTCAACGGAGATATCAGCACCTTTATTCCAATCGCGCAGGAAACCCGCTATGTAGGTAATGTAGAGTTCGTTCGTTATGGTGGCCAGAGCACCTGGGTGAGCAAGCGCTACATTGCGGGCAAGGTACTTATTACCACAGTGAACAATCGGGCGACGACGCGCTTTATGCTGGACGACCACCTGGGTTCAACGCATGTGATTGCGGATGCCAGTGGTAAGAAAGAGCAGGTGATGAGCTTTGATGTGTTTGGTGCACGGCGAAACGCGACGACCTGGGCGAGAGACTTCAGCGACCAGAATAAGTTCACCAGCAAGCTGACACTACGTGGTTATACGGGTCATGAGCAAATGGATGAGGTAGGCCTGGTGCACATGGGCGGGCGTATTTACGACCCAATCCTGGGACGCTTCTTACAAGCTGACCCAATGGTGCAGGCGCCGAATAATATCCAAAACCTGAACCGTTACTCATATGTAATGAATAACCCGCTGAATAAAACAGACCCCAGTGGTTATATCTTTGCGACGATAGCGATTTGGGCACTGAATGCGGCAATCACTCAAGGAATTATTACGGGTGTGACGGCAACCGTACTCAGCGGATTGCTGACGGCGTATTCATACTATGGTTACGCAAAACTGGCGGTGGGTATTATCCAGGCAGCGAATCAGGGTGGAACGGCACTGGCGAACTTTGCCGGCGGCTGGGCCAAAGGGTTTGCGAAGGGTCAGGCGATTACCTGTATGCTGAATATGGCAGCCGGTGGTGGTTGTGTTGATGGCCTTGAAGCAAAAGAGCAAGGAAATAAGCATACTGACAGTCATCAAAACGTTAAGGGCCGTCCAAAGAACAACGAAGAAGTTGATGCTTTATATGATGAAGCTGTGAAAGCATATGGAGAATCCACAGAGACATTTCATATTGGCAAAGACGCTGACGGGAATGCTATTAAATTGAAATATAAAATAGCGGGAACCAAACAGTTCAAGAAGAATGTAAGGTCTGACATGTCTAAGATGAATGTTACTGATAGCGGCAAAGAATTGCTGACAGGGTTATCTGAATCAGAGACGGAAGTAAGAATCGGTGAGTATTATAATGCGGGGGGGTCTGCCGCTACCGCAAGAGAGACGGGCTGGTTTGGGGGCAAAAAAGGTGATTGGAGTGGTACAACGATATTATTTGACCCCAGGAAGTTCAATGGTGACTTTATGTATCAAAATGCCAATGGTGATATAGAGTTTAAATCACATGAGCGACTCTATACACTCGCCCATGAGCTGTATCATGCATGGGACAATACAGGTGCAGCCCCCTTGTCTGGTGGTGCAGAAAGACAGGCTATCCAGTGGACTAACCAAATCAGACTGCAGCGAAGAGGCAGTTGGATCCGTATGAATCATGGTATAGGCATGTCGAGACATTATTTGGATACGTATAAAGATGCGAAACAGAGGATTCAATAA
- a CDS encoding bile acid:sodium symporter family protein: MPSDLIEIGLPIALILIMAGVGLSLTRADFRRVYHQPKSFFIGAICQLILLPVLAVATIALTGLSGELAIGLFILALCPGGTTSNLYTYLAKGDVGLSVSLTAVVGFITPFTLPFLAAWAIGYYGQNNTSIEFPVLKAWLQLIVVGVVPVLVGMAINNKWPEFAKKASPYISRFSVAVLLLVIISICIKLEDKLVDYLIMAGPAVIALNLVSMLAGFIVARTFLHQVMQTRTITLEVGLQNGTLALLVTTGLLGSEVMSIAPSIYSLFMFLSAGLFTTWVTKGPLLSPSK, translated from the coding sequence ATGCCATCTGATTTAATTGAAATAGGCTTACCCATTGCGCTCATACTGATCATGGCAGGCGTCGGCCTGAGTCTGACACGTGCAGATTTTCGACGCGTCTACCATCAGCCCAAGAGCTTTTTCATCGGTGCAATTTGCCAGCTTATTTTGCTCCCTGTGCTTGCTGTTGCCACCATTGCACTGACAGGTTTAAGTGGCGAACTGGCCATTGGCTTATTTATTCTGGCTTTATGCCCCGGTGGCACAACGTCCAATCTTTACACGTATTTGGCGAAGGGAGATGTTGGCCTGTCAGTGTCTTTAACCGCGGTTGTTGGCTTTATAACCCCTTTTACTCTCCCCTTTCTGGCCGCCTGGGCAATCGGTTATTACGGGCAAAACAACACCTCGATAGAGTTTCCGGTCCTCAAGGCCTGGTTACAACTTATTGTGGTTGGGGTGGTCCCAGTACTTGTAGGTATGGCCATCAATAACAAGTGGCCTGAATTTGCAAAAAAAGCCAGCCCGTATATCAGCCGTTTCTCTGTCGCAGTATTGCTTTTGGTGATAATCAGTATTTGTATCAAGCTAGAAGACAAGCTCGTCGATTATCTGATTATGGCAGGACCTGCGGTGATCGCATTGAACCTTGTTTCTATGCTCGCAGGGTTTATTGTGGCCCGCACTTTTTTGCATCAAGTGATGCAAACTCGCACCATCACACTGGAAGTAGGCTTGCAAAATGGTACTCTCGCTTTGCTGGTCACAACAGGCTTGTTAGGAAGTGAGGTCATGTCTATCGCGCCAAGCATTTATAGCTTATTTATGTTTCTGAGCGCAGGTTTGTTTACCACATGGGTTACGAAAGGGCCTTTGTTATCTCCAAGCAAATAA
- a CDS encoding RsmB/NOP family class I SAM-dependent RNA methyltransferase, with protein sequence MTVDRQLISTLHTAFNGIFQQSLYADKVIQHHLHDNPHWRREDKGYFVTTLYDLVRFIRKLAYASNASEQDFWPVWQAFQLLNDKPIPDWPEMRDLSKAELLTRLGTASQAIQLSYPDWLDTLGSSQLGQQWPQVAEALNRASGYYVRANTLKTSTDALASKLEREQISCEHITPALPDALVIQAVDKLFKSSAFQSGECEMQDAGSQQIAPLLDVAPGMKVVDACAGAGGKSLHLAALMKNKGRLLSMDIHQHKLDTLKKRAKRAGCHMIETRAIKNNKTIKRLKDKFDRVLLDVPCSGTGVLRRNPDSKWHLSEQSIGDLIALQADLLQRYSQMCRPGGKLVYATCSVLPVENQQQVVQFLDANPDWTLQQELSLLPGINSEFDGFYGAVLCRNELPQD encoded by the coding sequence GTGACCGTTGATCGTCAACTTATCAGTACATTACACACCGCATTTAACGGAATATTCCAACAATCTTTATATGCTGACAAAGTCATTCAGCACCACTTACACGACAATCCTCACTGGCGTCGCGAAGACAAAGGGTATTTTGTTACGACCCTGTATGATTTGGTCCGTTTTATTCGCAAGTTGGCCTATGCCAGTAATGCCAGCGAACAGGATTTCTGGCCTGTGTGGCAGGCTTTTCAGTTACTCAACGATAAACCAATCCCCGACTGGCCAGAAATGCGAGACCTTTCAAAGGCTGAGCTATTAACCCGGCTGGGCACTGCATCGCAAGCCATTCAGCTTAGCTATCCCGACTGGTTGGATACTCTGGGGAGCTCTCAGCTTGGTCAGCAATGGCCTCAGGTCGCTGAAGCGTTAAATCGCGCGTCGGGCTATTATGTTAGAGCCAATACCTTAAAAACCTCGACAGATGCCCTGGCCAGTAAATTGGAGCGGGAACAGATCTCCTGTGAGCACATTACTCCTGCGCTGCCTGATGCACTGGTCATTCAGGCGGTAGATAAACTATTTAAATCCAGCGCATTCCAATCTGGAGAGTGTGAAATGCAGGATGCCGGGTCTCAGCAAATTGCACCGTTACTGGACGTTGCACCAGGCATGAAAGTGGTTGATGCGTGTGCGGGGGCTGGCGGTAAAAGCTTACACCTTGCAGCCCTAATGAAGAACAAAGGCCGGCTGCTGTCGATGGACATCCATCAGCACAAGCTGGATACGCTTAAAAAGCGGGCAAAGCGTGCCGGTTGCCATATGATTGAGACGAGAGCGATTAAAAACAATAAAACCATCAAGCGCCTCAAAGATAAATTTGATCGGGTATTACTTGATGTACCATGCTCCGGGACCGGTGTGTTGCGCCGCAATCCAGATAGCAAATGGCATCTTAGCGAGCAAAGCATTGGTGACTTGATTGCGCTTCAGGCCGATCTGCTGCAACGATATAGCCAGATGTGCCGTCCGGGTGGCAAACTGGTGTATGCAACTTGTTCCGTACTGCCGGTAGAAAACCAGCAACAGGTCGTGCAGTTTTTAGACGCAAACCCTGACTGGACCTTGCAACAGGAGCTGAGTTTGCTGCCGGGGATAAACTCAGAGTTTGACGGATTTTATGGCGCTGTATTGTGCCGTAACGAACTACCACAAGATTAA
- a CDS encoding DUF2999 family protein — protein MNPIIALLKEHNISDEKINEVFQALTENPLMAMAVVQQLNIPAEKLQQLMALVMQNPGLIKEAVQELGLDYDKVEQAKAQLKQ, from the coding sequence ATGAATCCCATTATTGCCTTACTCAAAGAGCACAACATCAGTGATGAAAAAATCAATGAGGTATTTCAGGCACTGACCGAAAACCCGTTGATGGCTATGGCGGTTGTTCAGCAGCTCAATATCCCAGCTGAAAAACTACAACAGCTAATGGCCTTAGTGATGCAAAATCCGGGGCTGATCAAAGAAGCGGTTCAGGAGCTGGGTCTTGATTACGATAAAGTAGAGCAAGCTAAAGCGCAGCTTAAACAGTAA